Proteins from one Doryrhamphus excisus isolate RoL2022-K1 chromosome 19, RoL_Dexc_1.0, whole genome shotgun sequence genomic window:
- the rcl1 gene encoding RNA 3'-terminal phosphate cyclase-like protein: MASYGLTYDGCNFFRQRLVLSTLSGKRIKIRNIRSKDDDPGLRDFEASFIRLLDKVTNGSTIEINQTGTVLFYQPGLLYGGCIEHDCNLQRSVGYYLEALLMLGPFMKTALKATLRGVTNDPTDPTVDLLKCTALPVMKKFGIDGDGLDLKVVKRGMAPGGGGEVVFTCPVRRTIRPVQLTDPGKIKRIRGVAYSVRVSPQMANRIVESARGVLNQFIPDIYIHTDHMKGTNSGKSPGFGLMLVAETLEGSFLGAEMASTPQGQGNPVLPEDLGRDCAKLLLEEVHRGGCVDSANQSLALLLMTLGQQDVSKVLLGPLSPYTMEFLRHLRDFFQLMFKMDVEKPVEEENKGGDKVLMTCVGVGYSNLNKSLK, translated from the exons atggcaaGTTACGGGCTCACCTACGACGGATGTAACTTCTTCAGACAACGCCTGGTTTTGTCCACGCTGAGTGGGAAGCGTATTAAAATCAGAAACATCCGGTCCAAAGACGATGATCCGGGGCTGCGAG ATTTTGAGGCCAGCTTCATCAGACTTCTTGACAAAGTGACCAACGGCTCCACGATAGAAATAAACCAAACAG GCACGGTGTTATTCTACCAACCGGGTTTGCTTTATGGAGGCTGCATCGAACACGACTGCAACCTGCAGCGCTCCGTAGGGTACTATCTGGAGGCCCTGCTCATGCTGGGCCCCTTCATGAAGACCGCGTTAAAGGCCACCCTTAGGGGCGTCACCAATGACCCCACGGACCCCACG GTGGACCTGCTCAAGTGCACAGCTCTTCCTGTGATGAAGAAGTTCGGCATCGATGGAGACGGCTTAGACCTGAAG GTGGTGAAGAGAGGAATGGCACCTGGCGGAGGAGGAGAGGTGGTGTTTACGTGCCCTGTCAGAAGGACCATCAGACCCGTGCAGCTCACAGACCCAGGAAAAATTAAAAGAATCCGGGGTGTGGC ATATTCCGTTCGAGTTTCCCCTCAGATGGCCAACAGGATTGTGGAGTCGGCCCGgggagtcttgaaccagttcATCCCGGACATCTACATCCACACGGACCACATGAAGGGAACCAACTCTGGCAA GTCACCAGGTTTTGGTCTGATGCTGGTGGCAGAGACTCTGGAAGGTTCTTTCCTCGGCGCTGAGATGGCGTCCACGCCGCAGGGACAAGGAAACCCCGTTTTGCCCGAAGACTTGGGACGGGACTGTGCCAAGCTGCTGCTGGAGGAAGTACATCGG GGCGGCTGCGTGGATTCGGCCAATCAGAGCCTGGCACTGCTCCTGATGACCCTTGGCCAGCAGGACGTGTCCAAGGTTTTGCTCGGACCCCTCTCACCGTACAC GATGGAGTTCCTCCGACACCTGAGAGACTTTTTCCAGCTCATGTTCAAAATGGACGTTGAGAAGCCGGTGGAGGAGGAGAACAAAGGGGGGGATAAAGTCCTCATGACGTGCGTGGGGGTCGGTTACAGCAACTTGAACAAATCtttgaaataa